Proteins from a single region of Euwallacea similis isolate ESF13 chromosome 21, ESF131.1, whole genome shotgun sequence:
- the LOC136415802 gene encoding ATP-dependent RNA helicase DDX54: MVDVPGFADPNKTIEIFNETEDVKKKSRKKSGGFQSMNLSFNVLKGIAKRGYKQPTPIQRKTIPLLLEGRDVVGMARTGSGKTAAFLIPMFEKLKMRSAKAGARALILSPTRELALQTLKFIKEIGRFMSLKAAVILGGDSMEDQFSAIHGNPDIIVATPGRFLHVCIEMDLKLSSIEYVIFDEADRLFEMGLSEQLTEIVGRLPDSRQTLLFSATLPKVLVDFAKAGLSDPVLLRLDVETKLPDELKLEFLIVRPEEKLAALLVLLRTIIDSKQQTVVFAATKYHVEYIHLVLQNMGISNTYIYSDLDPSARKINTAKFSTGKVKVLVVTDVAARGIDIPQLDNVVNYNFPAKAKLFVHRVGRCARAGRSGTAYSLISPDEQAYLLDLHLFLGRPMSVITINNKNGNIGRMPQDLVEDQLSSLLVLHENRADLISAKTSIENAYKQYIKTRQVASADSSKRIKELDLNSCSFHSMFKTTDVNEKFERENLIDQMKNYRPQGTIFEICGKNKSQEYLTMKEKRAAHKDKIELYKQQKQEKLSEQEGFHKPVTSLTNSTNADINSTFKSVIVPKKRKMDILYTKKSKRVKTGDDIFIPYAPSDQHTEEGYTVGNFQNEASKVQLDLTGDSEQMFKLNQSLKKWDRVKKKMVTIDNPKKGKIKTESGVWIPATYKSNRYAEWKDKTKAAQNVENGEDDEEISQQSVTAPKRYTHWAKHNDKMKNKQRKSEMKSMDQILKAREMAEKKKRRQKKGKGKGKKGRHKK, encoded by the exons ATGGTGGACGTACCAGGATTTGCAGATCCCAACAAAACCATAGAAATCTTCAACGAAACAGAGGACGTAAAGAAGAAATCCCGAAAAAAGTCGGGGGGCTTTCAGTCTATGAATTTGAGTTTTAACGTACTGAAGGGAATCGCTAAAAGGGGCTATAAGCAGCCAACACCAATTCAAAGAAAG ACCATACCACTGCTTCTTGAAGGCAGAGATGTGGTTGGCATGGCTCGAACTGGCAGTGGCAAAACTGCAGCTTTCCTTATTCCAAtgtttgaaaaactaaaaatgagaAGTGCAAAAGCTGGTGCTCGTGCATTAATATTGTCCCCAACAAGAGAGTTGGCTCTACAG AccctaaaatttattaaagaaattggcAGATTCATGAGTCTCAAGGCTGCAGTAATTCTAGGTGGTGACTCAATGGAAGATCAGTTTTCAGCCATACATGGCAATCCTGATATTATTGTAGCTACACCAG GGAGGTTTCTTCATGTTTGCATTGAAATGGATTTGAAATTAAGCAGCATAGAGTATGTGATATTTGATGAAGCTGATCGCCTGTTTGAAATGGGACTCAGTGAGCAATTAACTGAAATAGTAGGGCGTTTGCCTGACTCGAGACAGACATTATTGTTTTCTGCAACACTACCAAAAGTTCTGGTAGACTTTGCTAAAGCTGGTTTAAGTGATCCAGTGTTATTGAG actGGATGTGGAAACTAAACTCCCCGATGAATTgaaactagaatttttaattgtaagaCCTGAAGAAAAACTAGCTGCTCTTTTAGTCTTACTAAGAACAATAATTGATTCAAAACAGCAAACTGTGGTTTTCGCTGCAACTAAATACCACGTCGAATATATCCATTTG GTCCTCCAAAATATGGGCATTTCAAACACCTATATATACTCAGATTTAGACCCTTCCGCCCGTAAAATCAACACCGCGAAATTTTCAACTGGAAAAGTTAAAGTTTTGGTAGTCACAGATGTTGCAGCTCGAGGTATTGATATACCTCAATTAGACAATGTCGTCAACTATAATTTCCCAGCAAAGGCCAAGTTATTTGTTCACAGAGTTG GGAGGTGTGCAAGAGCAGGTCGATCAGGTACAGCTTATTCGTTAATATCTCCAGATGAACAAGCGTATTTATTGGATTTACACTTGTTTCTTGGTCGCCCCATGTCGGTgattacaataaataataaaaacggtAATATTGGGAGGATGCCACAAGACCTTGTGGAAGATCAACTTAGTTCTTTATTGGTATTACATGAAAATCGTGCAGACTTG ATATCGGCAAAAACAAGTATAGAAAACGCGTATAAACAATACATCAAGACTCGTCAAGTGGCGTCGGCTGATAGTTCGAAAAGGATAAAAGAGCTAGATTTGAACTCATGTTCATTTCATTCGATGTTTAAAACTACCgatgttaatgaaaaatttgaaagagaGAATTTGATTGATCAAATGAAGAATTATCGACCACAAGGA actatttttgaaatttgtggaaaaaacaAATCACAGGAGTATCTAActatgaaagaaaaaagagcAGCCCATAAAgataaaatagaattatataaacaacaaaagcaagaaaaattatctGAGCAAGAAGGGTTTCATAAGCCAGTAACATCTTTAACCA ATAGTACAAACGCTGATATAAACAGTACATTCAAAAGTGTCATCGTCCCTAAGAAGCGAAAAATGGACATTCTGTATACCAAGAAATCTAAGAGAGTCAAAACTGGAGATGACATCTTTATACCTTACGCTCCTAGCGATCAGCATACGGAAGAAGG aTACACAGTGGGCAATTTCCAAAATGAGGCTAGCAAAGTGCAACTGGACCTAACTGGGGACTCGGAGCAGATGTTTAAGCTCAACCAATCGTTGAAAAAATGGGATcgagtaaagaaaaaaatggtgacCATTGAT aatccgaaaaaaggcaaaattaaAACCGAGAGTGGCGTATGGATTCCGGCTACTTATAAAAGTAACAGATACGCAGAGTGGAAAGACAAAACTAAGGCTGCGCAGAATGTAGAAAATGGTGAAGACGATGAAGAGATTTCTCAGCAAA gCGTTACCGCACCGAAACGCTATACACATTGGGCTAAGCATAacgataaaatgaaaaataaacagcGGAAATCTGAAATGAAAAGTATGGATCAGATATTGAAGGCGAGGGAAATGGCTGAGAAGAAAAAACGCAGGCAGAAGAAGGGAAAGgggaaaggaaaaaaaggaaGACATAAGAAATAG
- the Adck1 gene encoding aarF domain-containing kinase 1: MFPNRVRSIIKYTLIGGALGSTALSLQRNQFEWNSIGIVRLSRAAVTVFKIGSIYKYDLYSKKLDKKSVEYKELKSICHKRSAEKLLDLCCANRGVYIKVGQHIAALDYLLPQEYVQTMKVLHSQAPSTNVKDIYKVIKEDLKKDISEIFESIDPEPLGIASLAQVHKATLKDGTVLAIKVQHPYVQGNSKVDMKTMEYLVKIMSWIFPDFKFQWLVDESKKNIPQELDFVQEGKNAEKISKLFENVEWLKVPKIRWELTTSRVLSMEFVEGGQVNNLNYITQHQIDPYEISTKLGQLYSKMIFIHGFVHSDPHPGNILVRKSEKGHCDIILLDHGLYAILKDEFRINYANLWMSILDRDRKGMRQYSKNLGIEGDIYGLFACMVTGRTWETIMKGMDRQTFTKGEKDFVQQQFTGLLPQISSVLENVNRQMLLILKTNDLMRGIEHTLKTNARMGAFKVMSECCVQSIYNQRYGKCDSSLEKVKVILAEYWCLFKIGVYYTFLNLRHFTGI, from the exons ATGTTTCCCAATCGAGTTCGATCAATAATAAAGTACACTTTAATTGGGGGAGCCCTTGGAAGTACAGCTCTTAGTTTACAACGTAATCAGTTTGAATGGAACTCAATAGGAATAGTTCGATTGAGCAGAGCAGCTGTGACAGTGTTTAAAATAGGGTCTATCTATAAATATGATTTGTATAGCaaaaaacttgataaaaaGTCTGTAGAGTACAAAGAACTGAAG tCAATTTGTCACAAAAGATCAGCTGAAAAACTTTTAGACCTGTGCTGTGCCAATAGGGGTGTGTACATCAAAGTGGGGCAGCATATAGCTGCCCTTGATTATTTGTTACCCCAGGAATATGTACAGactatgaaagttttacacaGCCAGGCTCCTTCAACTAATGTGAAAGACATATATAAAGTCATTAAAGAAGATTTAAAGAAGGAT atttcagaaatatttgagTCCATTGATCCTGAACCTTTAGGCATTGCTTCATTAGCTCAAGTTCATAAAGCTACGCTCAAAGATGGAACGGTTTTAGCTATAAAGGTGCAGCATCCCTATGTGCAGG gcAACTCTAAGGTGGACATGAAAACTATGGAGtatttggtaaaaataatGAGTTGGATCTTCccagattttaaatttcagtggCTAGTAGATGAGtccaagaaaaatattcctcaAGAGTTGGATTTTGTCCAGGAGGGCAAAAATGCtgagaaaatttccaaactttttgaaaatgttgagtGGCTTAAAGTACCAAAAATTAG ATGGGAACTTACAACTTCAAGAGTCCTGTCCATGGAATTTGTGGAAGGAGGACAAgtgaacaatttaaattacataacACAACACCAAATAGATCCTTATGAAATATCCACAAAACTAGGCCAATTATACTCAAAAATGATCTTTATCCATGGGTTTGTTCATAGTGATCCTCATCCTGGCAATATCCTAGTTAGGAAAAGTGAGAAGGGACACtgtgatattattttattggatCACGGATTGTATGCG ATACTAAAAGACgaatttcgaattaattatGCAAACTTATGGATGAGCATTCTGGATAGAGATAGAAAGGGGATGAGACAATATAGCAAAAACTTAGGGATTGAAGGAGATATTTATGGATTATTTGCTTGCATGGTGACTGGGAGAACATGGGAAACCATTATGAAGGGCATGGACAG GCAAACTTTCACTAAAGGAGAAAAAGACTTTGTTCAACAACAATTCACAGGTCTACTTCCGCAAATTTCCTCAGTTTTGGAGAATGTTAATAGACAAATGTtgctaattttgaaaactaatGATCTGATGAGAG GTATTGAACACACGTTAAAGACGAACGCAAGAATGGGGGCTTTCAAAGTTATGTCCGAATGTTGTGTACAGTCAATTTATAATCAGAGGTATGGAAAGTGTGACAGCAGTTTGGAAAAGGTGAAAGTAATATTAGCAGAATATTGgtgtttgtttaaaatagGAGTTTATTatacgtttttaaatttgagacaTTTCACAGGGATTTGA
- the LOC136415775 gene encoding uncharacterized MFS-type transporter C09D4.1-like translates to MPKKVLVNLGVRHSLVPATSKNFLQQDKETVKALKIRWYILVVYLFYAGISCFQWVEYSILTNIVMRYYDVKLSLVDWTGVMFMIVWPLFVFPSSFMIDKWGLRFAALTGCFLTTVGTAIKVFSINRNAFQIVLIGQAIVSLSQVFILSLPPKLASTWFKSNELSTVCSIGIFGMQLGSALGFLIPPIIVKDEPDLDEVGNGLKVLCWALTFAVIPAFLAILIYFPHEPKYPPSFALADARANVEKVTLSTYLLELKELMTNMGFLIHMLVYSISYGTFSAFGTLLNQVILSFFPGAVEDAGRMGLIMIMIGMCGGFLTGIVLDRTHKYKESNIVIYFGISCSLTALLLSLHFKEITSSYITIAIFGFFVNAYIPAGIEFALELTYPVNESTTTGLLTAASQVLGVLFTLGLSHINQTMGTLWSLIIQISLLFVGTILSMLVPSNLKRQQAYSRASGTWIGFIELPQS, encoded by the exons ATGCCAAAGAAAGTTCTAGTGAATTTAGGTGTGCGACACTCCCTAGTGCCAGCAACCAGCAAAAACTTCCTGCAACAAGACAAAGAAACGGTCAAAGCTTTGAAGATTCGCTGGTATATTTTGGTTGTGTACTTGTTTTATGCTGGCATTAGCTGCTTCCAATGGGTGGAATACTCGATACTGACCAATATAGTGATGAGATATTACGACGTCAAACTCAGCCTAGTGGACTGGACTGGAGTGATGTTCATGATTGTCTGGCCCTTGTTTGTTTTCCCTTCTTCCTTTATGATTGATAAGTGG GGTCTACGGTTTGCTGCTCTTACAGGATGCTTCTTGACGACTGTAGGCACTGCTATAAAAGTGTTCTCCATCAATCGCAATGCGtttcaaatagttttaatCGGACAAGCCATCGTCTCCTTATCCCAAGTCTTCATATTAAGTTTACCGCCTAAGTTGGCCTCAACTTGGTTTAAGTCGAACGAG TTATCCACAGTATGTTCAATAGGAATCTTTGGAATGCAGTTGGGCAGTGCTCTTGGTTTCCTAATCCCTCCCATCATTGTAAAAGACGAACCAGATCTAGATGAAGTTGGGAATGGCTTAAAGGTGCTTTGTTGGGCATTAACATTTGCCGTTATACCTGCCTTCttagcaattttaattt ACTTTCCACATGAGCCCAAGTACCCTCCAAGTTTCGCTCTAGCCGATGCAAGAGCAAATGTCGAAAAAGTAACTTTGAGCACCTATCTGCTGGAGCTTAAGGAGCTCATGACTAACATGGGGTTTTTGATACATATGTTGGTTTACAGCATTAGCTACGGAACTTTTTCCGCTTTTGGGACGCTGCTCAACCAGGTTATCCTTTCATTCTTCCCG GGCGCTGTCGAAGATGCTGGACGCATGGGATTGATCATGATCATGATTGGAATGTGCGGGGGATTTTTAACTGGAATTGTGCTCGACAGGACTCACAAATATAA AGAAAGCAATATCGTAATATACTTTGGGATAAGCTGCTCGCTGACCGCGTTACTGCTAAGCTTAcactttaaagaaattaccTCATCATACATAACTATAGCAATTTTTGG atttttcgtCAATGCCTACATTCCAGCTGGCATAGAATTCGCTTTGGAGCTCACCTATCCCGTCAATGAAAGCACTACTACTGGGCTGTTGACCGCTGCTTCACAAGTTTTGG GCGTATTATTTACCCTGGGTTTAAGTCATATAAATCAAACAATGGGTACTTTGTGGTCATTGATCATTCAAATATCCCTGCTTTTTGTGGGCACTATTCTGTCTATGTTGGTTCCAAGCAACTTGAAGCGGCAGCAAGCTTACAGCAGAGCATCAGGAACATGGATAGGATTTATCGAGCTGCCTCAGAGCTAA
- the LOC136415776 gene encoding heme transporter FLVCR1-like has translation MEEGFKLQEEPQAQPRAFARRWLILVIFILYSAANSFQWMEYSIISNIVMRYYKVSSVAVDWTSIIYMLIYPIIVVPVSYFIEKKGLRFAALCGGIGTALAALIKTFSIQEDLFYMVLLGQGIGSTAQVFVLCLPSKIAAVWFKPSEISTACALAVFGTQLGFAFGFVVPSIVVKNHEDLSLVGSDLQLLCWLLTGYMVPVVIVLLFSFPERPRIAPSIAQQRYRSEVPETFKVYVKCFVSLFKNNGFTLHTIAYGINIGVFAAIGTLLNQIILEYFPHCEEDAGRIGLLMVLGGMLGSLVFGLYLDKTHRYKETTVLIYYAAVAATVASMFSLLTYWKALVYAVFGVVGVFTNAYMPVGFELAVEITYPADESTTTGILNAMTQAVGVLVTLFLGKFNAKYGAFWALGSQAALLLVGAVITGFVPNQKRRQDALKTIKDHLTELQELNGGAT, from the exons ATGGAAGAAGGCTTTAAATTACAAGAAGAACCACAAGCTCAACCTAGAGCATTCGCTAGAAGATGGTTAATTCTGGTTATATTCATCCTATATTCCGCAGCAAATTCATTTCAATGGATGGAATATTCCATTATTTCCAACATAGTTATGCGATATTACAAGGTCAGTTCCGTAGCTGTGGACTGGACCTCAATAATCTATATGCTGATTTATCCCATTATTGTTGTACCTGTGTCGTACTTCATAGAAAAAAAG GGCCTAAGATTTGCAGCACTGTGCGGGGGAATAGGAACAGCCCTAGCAGCCctaatcaaaacattttctataCAAGAGGATTTGTTTTACATGGTACTGTTGGGACAAGGAATAGGGTCTACTGCCCAAGTTTTTGTGCTCTGTTTGCCCTCAAAAATTGCTGCAGTTTGGTTCAAGCCGTCCGAG ATCTCAACTGCATGTGCTTTAGCAGTTTTTGGAACCCAGCTCGGCTTTGCCTTTGGTTTCGTTGTGCCTTCAATAGTAGTGAAGAACCATGAAGACTTGTCCCTGGTTGGATCAGATTTACAACTGCTCTGCTGGCTTCTTACTGGCTATATGGTCCCTGTGGTGATTGTTCTACTATTTt CTTTCCCTGAGAGGCCTCGCATTGCTCCTTCTATCGCTCAGCAAAGATACCGAAGTGAGGTACCAGAAACCTTTAAGGTTTATGTTAAATGCTTCGTTAGTCTCTTCAAGAATAACGGTTTTACACTGCATACTATTGCTTATGGAATCAACATAGGAGTATTCGCTGCAATTGGGACGttgttaaatcaaattattctTGAGTATTTTCCG CACTGCGAAGAAGATGCTGGAAGGATTGGTTTGCTCATGGTTCTCGGTGGTATGCTGGGCTCCTTAGTCTTTGGGCTATACCTGGATAAAACCCATAGATATAA GGAAACTACAGTACTGATTTACTATGCCGCTGTAGCAGCTACAGTCGCATCCATGTTTTCTCTTCTCACTTACTGGAAAGCTTTGGTGTATGCAGTGTTTGGTGTCGTTGG AGTATTTACAAATGCCTATATGCCTGTGGGGTTCGAATTGGCCGTGGAAATCACTTATCCAGCTGATGAAAGCACCACCACCGGAATACTAAATGCCATGACACAAGCTGTAGGGGTTTTAGTCACTTTGTTCTTGG gGAAGTTCAATGCCAAATATGGGGCATTTTGGGCATTAGGCAGTCAGGCTGCATTGCTTCTTGTAGGGGCCGTTATCACTGGTTTTGTTCCCAATCAGAAGAGAAGGCAAGATGCTTTAAAGACAATTAAGGATCATTTGACCGAATTGCAAGAATTGAATGGAGGGGCTACatag
- the LOC136415810 gene encoding uncharacterized MFS-type transporter C09D4.1-like isoform X2: MAALKSYKKRCITEIVARYYNVSHFSVNWTSLIYMVLYPVLVVPASYIIEKKGLRVACLCGCLGTAIGTGIKVFSIERYRFWVVMLGQAFTASAIVLIMCLPPKIASVWFRPSEASMACSLGSLGANLGNAFGYLLAVSVVPDSKDPADIQGGVKFLSWILTTLMIPVSLAVIFYFPAKPPEAEQTPDGNTGTNSSFSWKSIKWSKAFLLHTSAYAINIGVFSTLIILLSEFVNVHFESAAEDAGRMGFCLLVFGVVGCVGFGFYLDKTHRYKESCIFLFASTAVCIIALTVALQESSLIASYIFCSILGIVINPYIPVGFEFGIELTYPSDEGTVAGFLFATSQIASSVFGICVAQINSYAGSVASLGTLVALMVVGTVIQALVPNKLKRQKSRLVGCQNEGKC, translated from the exons ATGGCCGCGCTCAAAAGTTATAAGAAACGATG CATTACGGAAATAGTGGCTAGGTACTATAATGTTAGCCATTTCAGTGTCAACTGGACATCTTTAATTTATATGGTTTTGTATCCGGTACTTGTGGTACCTGCCTCATAcataatcgaaaaaaaa gGTTTACGTGTCGCCTGTCTTTGCGGTTGTTTGGGAACCGCTATTGGTACCGGCATTAAGGTTTTTTCAATTGAAAGATATCGCTTTTGGGTAGTGATGCTGGGTCAGGCCTTCACGGCATCCGCAATAGTTCTTATCATGTGTTTACcgccaaaaattgcttctgtATGGTTCAGGCCCAGTGAG GCTTCAATGGCATGCTCTTTGGGCAGCCTTGGAGCTAATTTAGGAAATGCTTTCGGGTATCTCCTAGCTGTGTCTGTAGTTCCTGATAGCAAGGACCCAGCAGATATCCAAGGAGGAGTAAAGTTTCTTTCCTGGATTTTGACCACTTTGATGATCCCGGTATCCCTGGCAGTGATATTTT ATTTTCCAGCGAAACCTCCCGAAGCCGAACAGACTCCAGATGGTAATACCGGCACTAATAGCAGTTTTTCATGGAAAAGCATAAAGTGGTCCAAAGCTTTTCTATTACATACGTCAGCCTATGCTATAAATATTGGAGTATTCTCAACACTCATAATACTTTTGAGTGAATTTGTGAATGTTCATTTCGAG AGTGCAGCAGAAGACGCCGGCCGCATGGGCTTCTGTTTACTCGTCTTTGGTGTTGTTGGCTGTGTTGGTTTTGGCTTTTATTTGGACAAGACTCATAGATATAA GGAGTcctgcatttttttgtttgcatcCACGGCTGTTTGCATTATCGCCCTCACAGTGGCCTTACAAGAAAGCTCTCTTATTGCCAGTTACATATTTTGTAGCATTCTCGG GATTGTGATCAACCCCTACATACCAGTTGGTTTCGAATTTGGCATCGAGTTGACCTACCCTAGCGATGAGGGCACCGTTGCTGGGTTTCTTTTTGCAACCTCTCAAATTGCTAGTTCAGTATTTGGAATTTGTGTAGCTCAAATCAACAGTTACGCGGGATCTGTGGCGTCTTTGGGCACTTTGGTAGCGTTGATGGTTGTCGGTACCGTAATTCAGGCTTTGGTGCCTAATAAGTTGAAGAGGCAAAAGAGTCGTCTTGTGGGGTGCCAGAATGAGGGAAAATGCTGA
- the LOC136415810 gene encoding uncharacterized MFS-type transporter C09D4.1-like isoform X1 produces MAALKSYKKRWYILSVFVYYTFINTIQMTAYSSITEIVARYYNVSHFSVNWTSLIYMVLYPVLVVPASYIIEKKGLRVACLCGCLGTAIGTGIKVFSIERYRFWVVMLGQAFTASAIVLIMCLPPKIASVWFRPSEASMACSLGSLGANLGNAFGYLLAVSVVPDSKDPADIQGGVKFLSWILTTLMIPVSLAVIFYFPAKPPEAEQTPDGNTGTNSSFSWKSIKWSKAFLLHTSAYAINIGVFSTLIILLSEFVNVHFESAAEDAGRMGFCLLVFGVVGCVGFGFYLDKTHRYKESCIFLFASTAVCIIALTVALQESSLIASYIFCSILGIVINPYIPVGFEFGIELTYPSDEGTVAGFLFATSQIASSVFGICVAQINSYAGSVASLGTLVALMVVGTVIQALVPNKLKRQKSRLVGCQNEGKC; encoded by the exons ATGGCCGCGCTCAAAAGTTATAAGAAACGATGGTACATCCTTTCGGTGTTTGTGTACTACACCTTCATAAACACCATTCAAATGACTGCCTATTCCAGCATTACGGAAATAGTGGCTAGGTACTATAATGTTAGCCATTTCAGTGTCAACTGGACATCTTTAATTTATATGGTTTTGTATCCGGTACTTGTGGTACCTGCCTCATAcataatcgaaaaaaaa gGTTTACGTGTCGCCTGTCTTTGCGGTTGTTTGGGAACCGCTATTGGTACCGGCATTAAGGTTTTTTCAATTGAAAGATATCGCTTTTGGGTAGTGATGCTGGGTCAGGCCTTCACGGCATCCGCAATAGTTCTTATCATGTGTTTACcgccaaaaattgcttctgtATGGTTCAGGCCCAGTGAG GCTTCAATGGCATGCTCTTTGGGCAGCCTTGGAGCTAATTTAGGAAATGCTTTCGGGTATCTCCTAGCTGTGTCTGTAGTTCCTGATAGCAAGGACCCAGCAGATATCCAAGGAGGAGTAAAGTTTCTTTCCTGGATTTTGACCACTTTGATGATCCCGGTATCCCTGGCAGTGATATTTT ATTTTCCAGCGAAACCTCCCGAAGCCGAACAGACTCCAGATGGTAATACCGGCACTAATAGCAGTTTTTCATGGAAAAGCATAAAGTGGTCCAAAGCTTTTCTATTACATACGTCAGCCTATGCTATAAATATTGGAGTATTCTCAACACTCATAATACTTTTGAGTGAATTTGTGAATGTTCATTTCGAG AGTGCAGCAGAAGACGCCGGCCGCATGGGCTTCTGTTTACTCGTCTTTGGTGTTGTTGGCTGTGTTGGTTTTGGCTTTTATTTGGACAAGACTCATAGATATAA GGAGTcctgcatttttttgtttgcatcCACGGCTGTTTGCATTATCGCCCTCACAGTGGCCTTACAAGAAAGCTCTCTTATTGCCAGTTACATATTTTGTAGCATTCTCGG GATTGTGATCAACCCCTACATACCAGTTGGTTTCGAATTTGGCATCGAGTTGACCTACCCTAGCGATGAGGGCACCGTTGCTGGGTTTCTTTTTGCAACCTCTCAAATTGCTAGTTCAGTATTTGGAATTTGTGTAGCTCAAATCAACAGTTACGCGGGATCTGTGGCGTCTTTGGGCACTTTGGTAGCGTTGATGGTTGTCGGTACCGTAATTCAGGCTTTGGTGCCTAATAAGTTGAAGAGGCAAAAGAGTCGTCTTGTGGGGTGCCAGAATGAGGGAAAATGCTGA
- the LOC136415945 gene encoding cathepsin L-like proteinase, with protein sequence MQSVLFCIVLLIAEICVGTAITSFKSFQLQYNKVYQSDAELSLREQTFNSNVRKIDEHNQLYAQGLTTYTMDINQFADMTPEEFSSMLKTIPLSNVSLNQDANGGNMKLDDSKLPESIDWRDLGMVTAVKNQGNCGDCWAFSTTGTLEAQLAMKENTLVALSEQNLLDCDTKKNQGCNGGAVQYAYEYIIQNGLTYEEDYPYRGVQSSTCQKGNRKAVTLKSYQNIEQYNETDLKVAVGIVGPVSVAINANPLQFYKSGVFNEVCSNEINHAVLAVGYNTTDEGQSYWIIKNSWGINWGEDGYFRLARGSGLCGVARQACYPIGINSGSSKIHVFNISAASLISGIIYMILNR encoded by the exons ATGCAGAGTGTACTTTTTTGCATTGTATTACTGATTGCCGAAATATGCGTAGGCACAGCAATAACATCGTTCAAGAGCTTTCAG CTACAATATAACAAGGTATATCAGTCAGATGCGGAACTGAGTCTGCGTGAGCAGACTTTCAACAGCAACGTGCGGAAAATTGACGAACACAATCAATTATATGCCCAAGGGTTGACCACCTACACGATGGATATTAATCAATTTGCAGATATGACTCCAGAAGAATTCTCATCAATGTTAAAGACTATACCGTTGAGCAACGTCTCATTGAACCAGGATGCGAATGGAGGCAATATGAAACTTGATGACAGTAAACTTCCAGAAAGTATTGACTGGAGAGATTTAGGGATGGTTACTGCAGTTAAGAATCAAGGAAACTGCGGGGATTGTTGGGCATTTAGCACA ACAGGAACTTTGGAGGCACAGCTAGCAATGAAAGAAAATACCCTCGTGGCCCTAAGCGAGCAGAACCTTTTAGATtgtgatacaaaaaaaaaccaaggATGCAACGGTGGAGCAGTACAATATGCATATGAGTacataattcaaaatggtcTAACATATGAAGAAGATTACCCTTATCGAGGTGTACAAAGTTCTACATGTCAAAAAGGAAACCGAAAGGCAGTGACTCTGAAAAGCTATCAAAATATCGAACAATATAATGAAACTGATTTGAAAGTAGCAGTAGGGATTGTAg gaccAGTTTCTGTTGCAATAAACGCAAATCCgttacaattttataaatccGGCGTTTTCAATGAAGTTTGTTCAAACGAAATTAACCACGCTGTTTTGGCGGTCGGATATAATACAACTGATGAAGGTCAAAGTTAttggattataaaaaattcatggGGAATAAATTGGGGAGAGGACGGCTATTTTAGGTTAGCCAGGGGATCTGGGTTGTGTGGAGTCGCAAGACAAGCTTGCTACCCTATAGGAATAAATTCTGGATCTTCTAAGATACATGTTTTCAATATAAGCGCAGCATCTTTGATTTCTGGCATTATTTATATGATTCTCAATAGATGA